The proteins below are encoded in one region of Paramisgurnus dabryanus chromosome 2, PD_genome_1.1, whole genome shotgun sequence:
- the tex9 gene encoding testis-expressed protein 9 isoform X2: MLKKPQTSCAERPSRPTYQNRASSASSMKPQQMDLLAREEEYKRLNAELEAKTAELVRQAEKVMREQNDVLSKPVSSHISIDIDSDFEASGKADLIKELSCTQPTTKVIKSNNTAKSKTNQKPNKPSSGSKNKVQRALQNVVDDVAVPEDFGDFSLAKTISVIEDRVSNDVTEEHFHDDIMPSAGDEMGAEAQIRFLKAKLRVMQEELNRLSYDCNKKDDENSTLSKKLKDVEEERTRLQKATNAQQTQIEKQRALAEESNKKCEALKLQVTALQKEVEGMKRVQKQAASTHSATEVRLNRALEEAEKTKAQLNKLKQSSKDSASQEHQRIESLQAENRKLERQKTELIVAFKKQLKLIDILKRQKMHFEAAKMLSFTEEEFMKALDWGNNAV, translated from the exons ATG TTGAAAAAGCCTCAAACGTCCTGCGCAGAAAGGCCTTCCAGACCCACATATCAGAACAGGGCATCCTCTGCCTCTTCAATGAAACCTCAGCAAATGGACCTCCTAGCCAGAGAAGAAGAATACAA GCGTCTCAATGCAGAGTTGGAGGCAAAAACAGCAGAACTTGTTCGGCAAGCAGAGAAAGTTATG AGAGAACAAAATGATGTGCTTTCAAAACCGGTGTCTTCTCACATATCCATTGATATTGACAGTGATTTTGAGGCTTCTGG GAAGGCAGATCTAATAAAAGAACTCAGTTGCACACAGCCCACTACAAAG GTAATAAAGAGCAATAACACAGCAAAATCAAAAACAAACCAAAAGCCAAACAAGCCAAGCTCAGGAAGCAAAAACAAAGTTCA AAGGGCATTGCAGAATGTGGTTGATGATGTTGCTGTTCCTGAAGACTTTGGGGATTTCTCACTGGCTAAGACAATCAGCGTAATTGAGGACAGAGTTAGTAATGATGTTACTGAGGAACACTTCCATGATGACATCATGCCAAGTGCTGGAGATGAGATGGGTGCAG aGGCTCAAATCAGATTTTTGAAGGCTAAACTTCGAGTAATGCAGGAGGAATTAAACAGACTCTCATATGACTGCAACAAGAAG GATGATGAAAACAGTACTTTAAGCAAGAAACTGAAGGATGTGGAGGAGGAACGGACAAGACTACAGAAGGCCACAAATGCCCAGCAGACTCAGATTGAGAAACAAAGAGCTTTAGCTGAAGAATCAAATAAAAAGTGTGAAGCTCTGAAACTGCAAGTGACAGCACTACAGAAG GAAGTAGAGGGCATGAAGAGGGTCCAAAAGCAGGCAGCCAGTACCCATAGTGCAACAGAGGTGCGGTTGAATAGAGCCCTGGAAGAGGCTGAGAAGACCAAAGCTCAACTTAATAAACTCAAACAGAGCAGTAAG GATTCAGCCAGTCAGGAGCACCAAAGGATTGAAAGCTTACAAGCTGAAAACAGAAAACTGGAAAGACAAAAGACTGAGCTCATCGTGGCTTTTAAGAAGCAACTTAAGCTAATAGATATTTTAAAAAGACAGAAG ATGCATTTTGAAGCTGCAAAGATGTTGTCCTTTACGGAAGAGGAGTTCATGAAAGCTTTGGATTGGGGGAATAATGCAGTCTAG
- the tex9 gene encoding testis-expressed protein 9 isoform X3, producing the protein MADSTPRLALTTLKKPQTSCAERPSRPTYQNRASSASSMKPQQMDLLAREEEYKRLNAELEAKTAELVRQAEKVMREQNDVLSKPVSSHISIDIDSDFEASGKADLIKELSCTQPTTKVIKSNNTAKSKTNQKPNKPSSGSKNKVQRALQNVVDDVAVPEDFGDFSLAKTISVIEDRVSNDVTEEHFHDDIMPSAGDEMGAEAQIRFLKAKLRVMQEELNRLSYDCNKKDDENSTLSKKLKDVEEERTRLQKATNAQQTQIEKQRALAEESNKKCEALKLQVTALQKEVEGMKRVQKQAASTHSATEVRLNRALEEAEKTKAQLNKLKQSSKPVRSTKGLKAYKLKTENWKDKRLSSSWLLRSNLS; encoded by the exons ATGGCGGACAGCACTCCCAGACTCGCGTTAACTACT TTGAAAAAGCCTCAAACGTCCTGCGCAGAAAGGCCTTCCAGACCCACATATCAGAACAGGGCATCCTCTGCCTCTTCAATGAAACCTCAGCAAATGGACCTCCTAGCCAGAGAAGAAGAATACAA GCGTCTCAATGCAGAGTTGGAGGCAAAAACAGCAGAACTTGTTCGGCAAGCAGAGAAAGTTATG AGAGAACAAAATGATGTGCTTTCAAAACCGGTGTCTTCTCACATATCCATTGATATTGACAGTGATTTTGAGGCTTCTGG GAAGGCAGATCTAATAAAAGAACTCAGTTGCACACAGCCCACTACAAAG GTAATAAAGAGCAATAACACAGCAAAATCAAAAACAAACCAAAAGCCAAACAAGCCAAGCTCAGGAAGCAAAAACAAAGTTCA AAGGGCATTGCAGAATGTGGTTGATGATGTTGCTGTTCCTGAAGACTTTGGGGATTTCTCACTGGCTAAGACAATCAGCGTAATTGAGGACAGAGTTAGTAATGATGTTACTGAGGAACACTTCCATGATGACATCATGCCAAGTGCTGGAGATGAGATGGGTGCAG aGGCTCAAATCAGATTTTTGAAGGCTAAACTTCGAGTAATGCAGGAGGAATTAAACAGACTCTCATATGACTGCAACAAGAAG GATGATGAAAACAGTACTTTAAGCAAGAAACTGAAGGATGTGGAGGAGGAACGGACAAGACTACAGAAGGCCACAAATGCCCAGCAGACTCAGATTGAGAAACAAAGAGCTTTAGCTGAAGAATCAAATAAAAAGTGTGAAGCTCTGAAACTGCAAGTGACAGCACTACAGAAG GAAGTAGAGGGCATGAAGAGGGTCCAAAAGCAGGCAGCCAGTACCCATAGTGCAACAGAGGTGCGGTTGAATAGAGCCCTGGAAGAGGCTGAGAAGACCAAAGCTCAACTTAATAAACTCAAACAGAGCAGTAAG CCAGTCAGGAGCACCAAAGGATTGAAAGCTTACAAGCTGAAAACAGAAAACTGGAAAGACAAAAGACTGAGCTCATCGTGGCTTTTAAGAAGCAACTTAAGCTAA
- the calml4a gene encoding calmodulin-like protein 4a, producing MAKFLSQTQIDEFKECFSLYDKKRKGKIDAKDLITVMRCLGTSPTYGEVDRHLQVHKIDKTGELDFSIFLTMMHRQMQQEDPKNEILDAMRMTDKHKKGYILASELRAKLTGLGEKLTDKEVDQLFKEAHVGPDGLIHYEEFTRMVTLPTVDY from the exons ATG GCAAAATTCCTATCACAAACTCAGATTGATG AGTTCAAAGAATGTTTTTCGCTTTATGACAAGAAGCGGAAGGGGAAGATTGATGCTAAAGATCTTATCACAGTCATGCGCTGCCTGGGTACAAGTCCCACTTATGGTGAAGTGGACAGACATCTTCAAGTCCACAAAATAG ATAAGACGGGAGAGCTGGACTTTTCCATTTTTCTAACTATGATGCACAGACAGATGCAACAAGAGGATCCTAAGAATGAAATTCTGGATGCTATGCGCAtgacagacaaacacaaaaagGGCTACATCCTGGCCTCTGAGCTTCGTGCCAAACTCACTGGATTGGGAGAAAAGCTCACTGATAAAGAAG TGGATCAACTTTTTAAGGAGGCTCATGTTGGACCTGATGGACTTATTCACTATGAAGAGTTCACCAGAATGGTTACACTTCCTACAGTAGACTACTAA
- the cln6a gene encoding ceroid-lipofuscinosis neuronal protein 6a, with the protein MRRRPQPEASAPVYPRTGSKKPVFAAQSKFHTDLWLCFTVQNWILDFGRPIAMIVLPLEWFPLNKPSAGDYFHMAYNVITPFLLLKLIERSPTALPRSAVYLSIITFVMGASIHLVGDSINHRLILSGYQLHLSVRENPIIKDLKPASLIDSFELLYYYDEHLGHCMWYIPFFLILFLYFTGCFTQVKDEKMPLSGWLLLGPSAVYYWYLITEGQIFVLYIFTFFAMVATVMRQRRMGFRLDNNGRFLFYNFIITLGLVLIWVAYLWNDKVLRKKYPSIIYVPEPWSFYTLHIKGN; encoded by the exons ATGCGAAGAAGACCACAGCCTGAAGCTTCGGCACCGGTATATCCTag GACTGGAAGTAAGAAACCCGTTTTTGCAGCACAGTCAAAgtttcacacagacctctggctATGTTTCACTGTGCAAAACTGGATACTGGACTTTGGGAGGCCAATTGCTATG ATTGTCCTGCCTCTGGAATGGTTTCCTCTTAATAAACCCAGTGCTGGGGATTACTTTCACATGGCCTACAATGTTATTACACCATTCTTGCTACTGAAG CTGATTGAACGGAGCCCTACAGCCCTTCCTCGCTCGGCTGTTTATCTCAGCATCATTACATTCGTCATGGGAGCCAGCATACACCTGGTGGGAGATTCAATTAACCATCGACTCATCCTCAGTGGGTACCAGCTTCACCTTTCTGTCAGAGAGAACCCTATTATCAAGGATCTCAAGCCTGCCTCACTG ATTGATTCCTTTGAGCTTCTTTATTACTACGATGAGCACTTAGGACATTGTATGTG GTATATCCCATTCTTTCTTATTCTCTTCCTGTATTTTACTGGATGCTTTACACAAGTTAAAGATGAGAAGATGCCTCTCTCGGGTTGGCTGCTACTTGGTCCCAGTGCAGTTTACTACTG GTATCTGATTACAGAAGGCCAGATTTTTGTCctgtatattttcacatttttcgCCATGGTTGCCACTGTGATGCGTCAGAGGCGGATGGGGTTCAGGCTGGACAACAATGGCCGTTTCCTCTTCTATAACTTCATCATTACATTGGGTTTAGTGCTGATTTGGGTTGCATATCTGTGGAACGATAAGGTTTTGCGCAAAAAATATCCTAGCATCATCTATGTTCCAGAGCCTTGGTCCTTTTATACTTTACACATCAAAGGCAATTGA
- the tex9 gene encoding testis-expressed protein 9 isoform X1 codes for MADSTPRLALTTLKKPQTSCAERPSRPTYQNRASSASSMKPQQMDLLAREEEYKRLNAELEAKTAELVRQAEKVMREQNDVLSKPVSSHISIDIDSDFEASGKADLIKELSCTQPTTKVIKSNNTAKSKTNQKPNKPSSGSKNKVQRALQNVVDDVAVPEDFGDFSLAKTISVIEDRVSNDVTEEHFHDDIMPSAGDEMGAEAQIRFLKAKLRVMQEELNRLSYDCNKKDDENSTLSKKLKDVEEERTRLQKATNAQQTQIEKQRALAEESNKKCEALKLQVTALQKEVEGMKRVQKQAASTHSATEVRLNRALEEAEKTKAQLNKLKQSSKDSASQEHQRIESLQAENRKLERQKTELIVAFKKQLKLIDILKRQKMHFEAAKMLSFTEEEFMKALDWGNNAV; via the exons ATGGCGGACAGCACTCCCAGACTCGCGTTAACTACT TTGAAAAAGCCTCAAACGTCCTGCGCAGAAAGGCCTTCCAGACCCACATATCAGAACAGGGCATCCTCTGCCTCTTCAATGAAACCTCAGCAAATGGACCTCCTAGCCAGAGAAGAAGAATACAA GCGTCTCAATGCAGAGTTGGAGGCAAAAACAGCAGAACTTGTTCGGCAAGCAGAGAAAGTTATG AGAGAACAAAATGATGTGCTTTCAAAACCGGTGTCTTCTCACATATCCATTGATATTGACAGTGATTTTGAGGCTTCTGG GAAGGCAGATCTAATAAAAGAACTCAGTTGCACACAGCCCACTACAAAG GTAATAAAGAGCAATAACACAGCAAAATCAAAAACAAACCAAAAGCCAAACAAGCCAAGCTCAGGAAGCAAAAACAAAGTTCA AAGGGCATTGCAGAATGTGGTTGATGATGTTGCTGTTCCTGAAGACTTTGGGGATTTCTCACTGGCTAAGACAATCAGCGTAATTGAGGACAGAGTTAGTAATGATGTTACTGAGGAACACTTCCATGATGACATCATGCCAAGTGCTGGAGATGAGATGGGTGCAG aGGCTCAAATCAGATTTTTGAAGGCTAAACTTCGAGTAATGCAGGAGGAATTAAACAGACTCTCATATGACTGCAACAAGAAG GATGATGAAAACAGTACTTTAAGCAAGAAACTGAAGGATGTGGAGGAGGAACGGACAAGACTACAGAAGGCCACAAATGCCCAGCAGACTCAGATTGAGAAACAAAGAGCTTTAGCTGAAGAATCAAATAAAAAGTGTGAAGCTCTGAAACTGCAAGTGACAGCACTACAGAAG GAAGTAGAGGGCATGAAGAGGGTCCAAAAGCAGGCAGCCAGTACCCATAGTGCAACAGAGGTGCGGTTGAATAGAGCCCTGGAAGAGGCTGAGAAGACCAAAGCTCAACTTAATAAACTCAAACAGAGCAGTAAG GATTCAGCCAGTCAGGAGCACCAAAGGATTGAAAGCTTACAAGCTGAAAACAGAAAACTGGAAAGACAAAAGACTGAGCTCATCGTGGCTTTTAAGAAGCAACTTAAGCTAATAGATATTTTAAAAAGACAGAAG ATGCATTTTGAAGCTGCAAAGATGTTGTCCTTTACGGAAGAGGAGTTCATGAAAGCTTTGGATTGGGGGAATAATGCAGTCTAG